Part of the Verrucomicrobiales bacterium genome, GGTTGACCCGGACGTTGGCGTTGATCTCGGGGTCCATCCTGGTCTACTGCCTGCTGTCGATTTGGAATCCTCGGGCGAGCTGGGATCCCGCCGCGAACACCTTCGATTTCTTCCCGTCCTACCTTCCCTGGCTGCCTCACACCTACCATCTCGAACGGAGCGTCGGCGCCTTCTTCGACTACTCCGCCCTGTGCTGCACCTTCTGGGCGGCTTATGACTGGCTCATGGGGGGAACCGCACAGCCGCCCAGGGAAGATGAAGAACACGACGCCTCGTTGCCGTACCTGACTCCTCCGTCACGACGACTGGCGACCCTGCTCTGGGTCTTGTCCGTGAACGGAGCGCTGCTCGCGTGTCAGGGCCTGATCCAGCGCGCCGACGGCGGAGCCAAGCTGCTGTGGATCGCGGAAGGCGCGATCAACCGGCAAGCCACGTCTCAATTCGGCCCTTATGCCTACCGCTCCAACGCGGCTCAGTATTTCAACTTGCTCTGGCCGGTGGTGCTGGGTTTCTGGTGGTGGCTTGAGCGCGTGGCTCAGCAGCGCGATCCGGATGCGCGGCGGGCGCCGCATCGCATACTGCTGCCCATTGCGGCGTTGATTGCAGTCTGTCCTTTGGTGGCGCTCAGTCGGGCGGGAGCGATCGTAACCGTGATCACGGCCGCCGCCGCATCGTTGCTGCTCGTGATGCAGGCAGAGCGCCGCCAGCGGAAACGCACCCTCGCCATCGTGGGAGCGTGCGTCGTATTGATTGGGACCGGAGCGGTGGCGATGGATGGAGGAGCGTTGATGAAACGCTTCCAGACCGCCTCAGCGGATTTGGTGGTGGGACGAGAGAAGACCTATGAGTTGGCCGCGAAGATGGCGACCGATTATCCGGTGTTTGGCACCGGACCGGGAAGTTTTGAAGCCGTGTTCCAGCTCTATCGGAACACGTTGGAAGACTACTGGCCCGCGCAGCTGCACAACGACTGGATGGAAACCCGGATCACGTTTGGATGGGTCGGATCTGCGCTCATTGCGGCCGCGTTTGCCTTGGTTTTGCTTCGCTGGCCACTGATTCAGCACGGCAAGCCGGCGCCGCGACTCTTCACGGCCATGATCTGGATCGCGATGGTCGGCTGTCTGATCCACGCCCGCGTGGATTTTCCGTTCCAGATTTATTCGATCCTGATGCT contains:
- a CDS encoding O-antigen ligase family protein, whose translation is MLTTSTTAHPSSTRSQGGGRSRLASFPAYRWTDKATEYLILFMVVFSPWAFGTTENWSIWTMNAAGYLLGLLLLNKLLCRRVLTGQWSLGETSRRSRWLTRTLALISGSILVYCLLSIWNPRASWDPAANTFDFFPSYLPWLPHTYHLERSVGAFFDYSALCCTFWAAYDWLMGGTAQPPREDEEHDASLPYLTPPSRRLATLLWVLSVNGALLACQGLIQRADGGAKLLWIAEGAINRQATSQFGPYAYRSNAAQYFNLLWPVVLGFWWWLERVAQQRDPDARRAPHRILLPIAALIAVCPLVALSRAGAIVTVITAAAASLLLVMQAERRQRKRTLAIVGACVVLIGTGAVAMDGGALMKRFQTASADLVVGREKTYELAAKMATDYPVFGTGPGSFEAVFQLYRNTLEDYWPAQLHNDWMETRITFGWVGSALIAAAFALVLLRWPLIQHGKPAPRLFTAMIWIAMVGCLIHARVDFPFQIYSILMLFLLQCAVLFTLAKEER